The following are encoded together in the Monodelphis domestica isolate mMonDom1 chromosome 5, mMonDom1.pri, whole genome shotgun sequence genome:
- the PRKAG1 gene encoding 5'-AMP-activated protein kinase subunit gamma-1 isoform X1: METVTIPESGMEKCTPSLEETPESNSAVYTCFMKSHRCYDLIPTSSKLVVFDTSLQVKKAFFALVTNGVRAAPLWDSKKQSFVGMLTITDFINILHRYYKSALVQIYELEEHKIETWREVYLQDSFKPLVCISPNASLFDAVSSLIRNKIHRLPVIDPDSGNTLYILTHKRILKFLKLFIAEFPKPEFMSKSLKELQIGTYANIALVRTTTPVYVALGIFVQHRVSALPVVDEKGRVVDIYSKFDVINLAAEKTYNNLDISVTKALQHRSHYFEGVLKCYQHETLETIINRLVEAEVHRLVVVEENNVVKGIVSLSDILQALVLTGGEKP; encoded by the exons ATGGAGACG GTCACTATTCCGGAGAGTGGTATGGAAAAATGCACCCCATCTCTGGAAG AGACCCCAGAATCGAACAGTGCTGTCTATACCTGCTTCATGAAATCCCATCGATGCTATGATTTGATCCCCACAAGCTCCAAACTGGTTGTGTTTGATACCTCCTTACAG GTAAAGAAAGCCTTCTTTGCTCTCGTCACAAACGGAGTTCGGGCAGCTCCATTATGGGACAGCAAGAAACAGAGCTTTGTGG GCATGTTGACCATCACTGACTTCATCAATATTTTACACCGTTACTACAAATCAGCCTTG GTACAGATCTATGAGTTGGAAGAACACAAGATAGAAACCTGGAGAG AGGTGTACCTTCAGGACTCCTTTAAACCTCTTGTTTGCATCTCTCCTAATGCCAG CCTTTTTGATGCTGTTTCCTCGCTGATTCGAAATAAGATCCATAGGCTACCAGTCATTGACCCTGATTCTGGCAACACCTTATATATCCTCACCCACAAACGTATCCTCAAGTTCCTCAAGCTTTTT attgcAGAGTTCCCCAAGCCAGAGTTCATGTCTAAGTCTCTGAAGGAGCTCCAAATAGGCACTTACGCCAATATTGCTCTGGTGCGGACTACCACACCTGTCTACGTTGCACTGGGCATCTTTGTTCAGCACCGGGTCTCTGCTTTGCCTGTGGTAGATGAGAAAG GGCGTGTGGTGGACATCTACTCCAAGTTTGATGTCATT AACTTGGCAGCAGAAAAGACCTATAACAACTTGGATATATCTGTGACAAAAGCACTACAGCATCGATCCCACTATTTTGAGGGGGTACTCAAATGCTACCAGCATGAAACTCTGGAGACCATCATTAACCGCCTGGTGGAAGCTGAG GTTCATCGGCTGGTGGTCGTGGAAGAAAACAATGTGGTAAAGGGCATCGTGTCACTTTCTGACATACTGCAGGCTTTGGTGCTCACAGGTGGAGAGAAGCCCTGA
- the PRKAG1 gene encoding 5'-AMP-activated protein kinase subunit gamma-1 isoform X2 codes for MEKCTPSLEETPESNSAVYTCFMKSHRCYDLIPTSSKLVVFDTSLQVKKAFFALVTNGVRAAPLWDSKKQSFVGMLTITDFINILHRYYKSALVQIYELEEHKIETWREVYLQDSFKPLVCISPNASLFDAVSSLIRNKIHRLPVIDPDSGNTLYILTHKRILKFLKLFIAEFPKPEFMSKSLKELQIGTYANIALVRTTTPVYVALGIFVQHRVSALPVVDEKGRVVDIYSKFDVINLAAEKTYNNLDISVTKALQHRSHYFEGVLKCYQHETLETIINRLVEAEVHRLVVVEENNVVKGIVSLSDILQALVLTGGEKP; via the exons ATGGAAAAATGCACCCCATCTCTGGAAG AGACCCCAGAATCGAACAGTGCTGTCTATACCTGCTTCATGAAATCCCATCGATGCTATGATTTGATCCCCACAAGCTCCAAACTGGTTGTGTTTGATACCTCCTTACAG GTAAAGAAAGCCTTCTTTGCTCTCGTCACAAACGGAGTTCGGGCAGCTCCATTATGGGACAGCAAGAAACAGAGCTTTGTGG GCATGTTGACCATCACTGACTTCATCAATATTTTACACCGTTACTACAAATCAGCCTTG GTACAGATCTATGAGTTGGAAGAACACAAGATAGAAACCTGGAGAG AGGTGTACCTTCAGGACTCCTTTAAACCTCTTGTTTGCATCTCTCCTAATGCCAG CCTTTTTGATGCTGTTTCCTCGCTGATTCGAAATAAGATCCATAGGCTACCAGTCATTGACCCTGATTCTGGCAACACCTTATATATCCTCACCCACAAACGTATCCTCAAGTTCCTCAAGCTTTTT attgcAGAGTTCCCCAAGCCAGAGTTCATGTCTAAGTCTCTGAAGGAGCTCCAAATAGGCACTTACGCCAATATTGCTCTGGTGCGGACTACCACACCTGTCTACGTTGCACTGGGCATCTTTGTTCAGCACCGGGTCTCTGCTTTGCCTGTGGTAGATGAGAAAG GGCGTGTGGTGGACATCTACTCCAAGTTTGATGTCATT AACTTGGCAGCAGAAAAGACCTATAACAACTTGGATATATCTGTGACAAAAGCACTACAGCATCGATCCCACTATTTTGAGGGGGTACTCAAATGCTACCAGCATGAAACTCTGGAGACCATCATTAACCGCCTGGTGGAAGCTGAG GTTCATCGGCTGGTGGTCGTGGAAGAAAACAATGTGGTAAAGGGCATCGTGTCACTTTCTGACATACTGCAGGCTTTGGTGCTCACAGGTGGAGAGAAGCCCTGA